Proteins encoded in a region of the Triticum dicoccoides isolate Atlit2015 ecotype Zavitan chromosome 3A, WEW_v2.0, whole genome shotgun sequence genome:
- the LOC119268558 gene encoding AMSH-like ubiquitin thioesterase 2 gives MSCGRSENTTRKCRTRSTPGETMYLHTADAKKITHYQANLPTTMDRDIGAYPVKHHFPSPIVSWIEDLSSFGDVPFSHDTEYVDDQSTPSFGQSSASSNLHDMQISVRLTDEFMELAKENTSNNLETCGILGASFRDGTYYVTTLIIPKQEGTAHSCQASNEEEIHAVLSEQSLYPAGWIHTHPSQTCFLSSIDLHTQFSYQVMLPEAVAIVAAPTDPTRSYGIFRLTDPGGMDVLRECSESGFHTHRETTDGGPIYETCTNVHFKPNLRFEIVDLRSGA, from the exons ATGAGTTGCGGGAG ATCTGAAAACACTACCAGAAAATGCAGGACGCGTTCAACACCTGGTGAAACGATGTATCTACATACTGCAGATGCTAAAAAGATCACCCACTACCAAGCTAATCTACCAACAACAATGGATCGCGATATCGGCGCCTACCCTGTGAAGCACCACTTTCCGTCTCCTATAGTTTCTTGGATAGAAGACCTTTCTAGCTTTGGCGATGTTCCTTTTAGTCATGATACTGAATACGTGGATGATCAATCAACACCTTCATTTGGGCAGTCTTCTGCATCTAGCAATTTGCATGACATGCAAATA TCAGTGAGATTGACAGACGAATTCATGGAACTTGCAAAGGAGAATACAAGCAATAATCTAGAGACCTGTGGAATTCTTGGTGCTTCATTT AGGGATGGAACTTATTATGTGACAACATTGATCATTCCAAAGCAAGAAGGAACTGCTCACTCA TGTCAAGCTTCTAACGAGGAGGAGATACACGCCGTATTATCAGAGCAGTCACTTTACCCTGCAGGGTGGATACAT ACTCACCCTTCACAAACATGCTTTCTATCGTCGATCGATTTGCACACTCAATTCTCTTATCAG GTCATGCTACCAGAAGCTGTTGCCATTGTTGCTGCTCCCACCGATCCTACTAG GAGCTATGGTATATTCAGGTTGACAGATCCAGGAGGCATGGATGTGCTCAGGGAGTGCAGTGAGAGTGGGTTCCATACTCACCGAGAGACGACGGATGGCGGTCCAATATATGAAACCTGCACCAACGTGCATTTCAAACCTAATTTGCGGTTTGAGATTGTCGATCTGCGTTCTGGTGCGTGA
- the LOC119268557 gene encoding putative exosome complex component rrp40: MESRKPQRSALVDSYVVPGDVILDLADMTNQTIKLGAGLRQDCDTIQATSAGRLRLSKPNKYWVENSQKRYVPSVEDAVLGIVVDTKPDNFLVDIKGPNLAFLPVLSFEGGTRRNIPKFEIGTLIYARMVKANSIMNPELSCMDASGKAAEFGQLKSGYTFETSTGLARMLLSSPTCPLLEALGKKLSFEIAVGLNGRVWVNAPSPSNVIVVSSAIKESESYSRLQQKSMVEKLLAKLS; the protein is encoded by the exons ATGGAGTCGAGGAAGCCGCAGCGCTCCGCTCTCGTCGACAGCTATGTG GTCCCCGGCGACGTCATCCTGGACCTCGCCGACATGACCAACCAGACCATCAAGCTCGGCGCCGGTCTGCGCCAG GATTGTGACACTATCCAGGCAACTAGTGCTGGGAGGCTTCGACTGTCCAAGCCCAACAAGTACTGGGTGGAGAACTCCCAGAAGAGG TATGTACCTTCTGTAGAAGATGCGGTTCTTGGTATTGTAGTTGACACCAAACCAGAT AACTTCTTGGTGGACATAAAGGGGCCTAATTTGGCCTTTTTACCAGTTCTTTCATTTGAGGGTGGTACAAGGAGGAACATACCAAAGTTTGAG ATTGGTACATTAATATATGCCAGAATGGTGAAAGCAAATAGCATTATGAATCCAGAGCTTTCATGCATGGATG CAAGTGGAAAAGCTGCTGAATTTGGTCAACTGAAAAGTGGTTATACGTTTGAAACATCAACTGGCCTGGCAAGAAT GCTTTTAAGTTCCCCAACATGTCCACTTCTAGAGGCCCTTGGGAAAAAACTATCATTTGAGATAGCTGTTGGACTGAATGGTCGAGTATGG GTGAATGCTCCTTCGCCAAGTAATGTCATTGTTGTATCAAGCGCAATAAAAGAATCAGAATCTTATAGTCGCTTACAACAAAAAAGCATGGTGGAAAAACTCCTGGCTAAACTGTCATGA